One Hippea jasoniae genomic region harbors:
- a CDS encoding methyltransferase domain-containing protein, whose translation MRKNVALGVDVDKKTLWSKHFGMSPYYLVFDRDGNFIREVENPFAKQKKHHDDPSLIVELLDDVFLFIAKAMGQKSRQRLTNEFKIETLITDKNSVDDAIAYYLDVKRNIDVFERCFEKYEAWFDKYAAVYESELNMLKAILPPFERALEVGVGSGRFAAPLGIKEGVEPSSEMAKIATERGIKIYPAFAENLPLENNSYDFVLIAVTICFVKDPKKTLKEAYRVLKEDGKIVVAIVDRETQIGKEYLNKKEKGQFYRYVNFFSTEEIHRLLEDAGFRIENTYQTLFGKSIKDINSVQGFREGYGEGGFVAVLGSK comes from the coding sequence ATGAGAAAGAATGTAGCCCTTGGTGTAGATGTTGATAAAAAAACCCTATGGAGTAAGCATTTTGGTATGTCTCCATATTATCTTGTGTTTGACAGGGATGGTAATTTTATTAGAGAGGTTGAAAATCCTTTTGCAAAACAGAAAAAACACCACGACGATCCCTCTTTGATAGTTGAGTTGCTTGATGATGTGTTTTTGTTTATAGCCAAGGCGATGGGCCAAAAATCAAGGCAAAGGCTAACTAATGAATTTAAGATAGAAACACTTATAACCGACAAAAATAGCGTGGATGATGCTATCGCTTACTACCTTGATGTAAAAAGGAATATAGATGTATTTGAACGCTGCTTTGAAAAATATGAAGCGTGGTTTGATAAGTATGCAGCAGTTTATGAAAGTGAGCTTAATATGTTAAAAGCAATATTGCCGCCTTTTGAAAGGGCGCTTGAAGTTGGTGTAGGAAGTGGTAGATTTGCTGCTCCATTGGGTATTAAAGAAGGTGTTGAACCCTCCAGCGAAATGGCAAAGATAGCCACAGAAAGAGGCATTAAAATCTATCCTGCTTTTGCAGAAAATTTACCGCTTGAGAATAACAGCTATGATTTTGTGTTGATTGCCGTTACGATCTGCTTTGTAAAAGACCCCAAAAAAACATTAAAAGAGGCTTATAGAGTGCTAAAAGAGGATGGAAAAATCGTTGTTGCAATAGTCGACAGAGAAACACAGATTGGCAAAGAGTATCTAAATAAAAAGGAAAAAGGTCAGTTTTATAGATATGTAAACTTTTTCTCAACAGAGGAAATTCATCGGCTATTGGAAGATGCTGGTTTCAGGATTGAAAATACTTATCAAACCCTCTTTGGTAAAAGTATAAAAGATATAAACTCAGTGCAG